A single Candidatus Coatesbacteria bacterium DNA region contains:
- a CDS encoding AgmX/PglI C-terminal domain-containing protein, producing the protein MVADEKKNLFLKIDGKQYGPVSVETVKRWIEENRFGANDYLRKVDQNVWVQAKNVKHLNMMFHKTRKVDRTRVFGDWIEGVNTGALTALTYEGQKAERERIQAEQEALEQQRRELEERAKLVEMSKEEAAALDKRRAELADAERRLQAESDEIQRMETQVKKRRRKQTILVTLIIAVVVAVGIWLVIDLTGARRDLEEQIAQIDERLGEIDKRLAAIDDQISQARAAGDTALVAELEEQRAALQEERVVLEEELAEVTEERHADEPEVEETEVEPEGRTGRIAVAGDIQITGAGAGHSDRSKTTVAAYVNSALSSARGEYNELLKTDPNAAGSVTLIFTINPDGSVSGATGSNNNLPAGNLFGAMIRSLQGMRFQPIEDGSVKVSYPVSLSPN; encoded by the coding sequence ATGGTCGCAGACGAGAAAAAGAACCTGTTCCTCAAAATCGACGGCAAGCAGTACGGACCTGTCTCCGTGGAGACTGTCAAGCGCTGGATCGAGGAGAATCGTTTTGGCGCCAACGACTACCTGCGCAAGGTCGATCAGAACGTCTGGGTGCAGGCCAAGAACGTCAAGCACTTGAACATGATGTTCCACAAGACGCGCAAGGTGGACCGCACCCGCGTCTTCGGCGACTGGATCGAGGGGGTCAACACCGGTGCACTGACCGCGTTGACCTACGAGGGTCAGAAGGCTGAGCGTGAGCGCATTCAGGCTGAGCAGGAGGCCCTCGAGCAGCAGCGCCGGGAGCTGGAGGAGCGGGCCAAGCTGGTCGAGATGTCCAAGGAGGAGGCGGCGGCCCTGGACAAGCGCCGCGCGGAGTTGGCGGACGCGGAGCGTCGTCTGCAGGCTGAGAGCGACGAGATCCAGCGGATGGAGACCCAGGTCAAGAAGCGTCGTCGCAAACAGACCATTCTGGTGACCCTGATCATCGCCGTCGTCGTGGCCGTGGGCATCTGGCTGGTCATCGACCTGACCGGCGCCCGCCGGGATCTCGAGGAGCAAATCGCCCAGATCGACGAGCGCTTGGGCGAGATCGATAAGCGGTTGGCGGCCATCGACGATCAGATCTCCCAGGCCCGGGCCGCCGGCGACACGGCCCTGGTCGCCGAGCTCGAGGAGCAGCGCGCCGCCCTGCAGGAGGAGCGCGTCGTACTCGAGGAGGAACTGGCCGAGGTCACCGAGGAACGCCACGCCGACGAGCCCGAGGTCGAGGAAACGGAGGTTGAACCCGAGGGCCGTACCGGACGGATCGCCGTGGCTGGGGACATCCAGATCACCGGCGCCGGCGCCGGGCACAGCGACCGTTCGAAGACCACCGTGGCCGCCTACGTCAACAGCGCCCTGTCTTCGGCCCGCGGCGAATACAACGAGCTGCTCAAAACCGATCCCAACGCCGCCGGTTCGGTAACGCTGATCTTCACCATCAATCCCGATGGTTCGGTTTCCGGAGCCACGGGCTCCAACAACAACCTGCCGGCGGGCAACCTGTTCGGCGCGATGATCCGCTCCTTGCAGGGGATGCGTTTCCAGCCCATCGAGGACGGGAGTGTCAAGGTCAGCTATCCGGTTTCGCTGAGTCCGAATTAG
- a CDS encoding MotA/TolQ/ExbB proton channel family protein: MDKLFTMFDKGGEFMYIILAVLVFSIAIMLERVYFVIFKSSLNTKTFIAELEKLIQSRNMERAIALCNTSNSALARVLREVVKNHSGSQRDMQVAADAKTLEVIPELEKRTSYLDMFSQIATLLGLLGTIAGLMDAFESLKVAAPDEAASKLADGISQAMLTTMFGLTVAVPTIVVASIIKNKTERIISDIDQYSVKISNLITATKG; this comes from the coding sequence ATGGATAAATTATTCACCATGTTCGACAAGGGCGGTGAGTTTATGTACATCATTCTCGCCGTGCTGGTCTTCAGCATCGCCATCATGCTGGAGCGAGTCTACTTCGTGATCTTCAAGAGTTCGTTGAACACGAAGACCTTTATCGCGGAACTGGAGAAACTGATCCAGAGCCGCAACATGGAGCGGGCGATCGCGCTGTGCAACACCTCTAATTCGGCGCTGGCCCGCGTTCTTCGGGAGGTGGTCAAAAACCATTCCGGCAGTCAACGAGACATGCAGGTAGCGGCCGACGCTAAAACCCTCGAGGTCATTCCCGAGCTCGAGAAGCGGACCAGCTACCTGGATATGTTCTCCCAGATCGCGACCCTGCTGGGTCTGTTGGGTACGATCGCCGGGCTGATGGACGCCTTCGAGTCTCTCAAGGTCGCCGCGCCCGACGAAGCCGCCAGCAAACTGGCCGACGGTATCAGCCAGGCCATGCTGACCACCATGTTCGGTCTGACCGTGGCCGTGCCGACCATCGTCGTGGCCTCGATCATCAAGAACAAGACCGAGCGGATCATCAGCGACATCGACCAGTACTCGGTCAAGATCAGCAATCTCATCACGGCTACGAAGGGGTAG